A single window of Nocardia sp. NBC_01327 DNA harbors:
- a CDS encoding PHA/PHB synthase family protein, with translation MVTNLDHADELAAPLDLLLTSSAVGIGRRMLPNNSWSRLAVQLARRPGVVGGRVSSLGQELVDIARGRSQRAPAKADKRFADPAWQGNPLLKRSMQAYLAAGDTAEQLLTDAHLDWRDDEWMRFVVDNVLEGLSPSNNPLLNPLGWKALIDTGGLSAVRGLRHFAGDMASAPRVPAMVEANAFTLGENVAATKGSVVLRTEVFELIQYAPQTDKVRTIPLLMVPPVINKYYVMDIAPGRSMIEYFLSQGQQVFAISWRNPTAAQRDWGFDTYGQAIVDAMDAVERITGCERTHLQASCSGGILAAMTAAHLTEIGQDHRLASLTLMVTVLDQSHAGFAAAAIDEETAKMAIAVSARKGYLDGRALAEVFAWLRPTDLVWRYWVNNYLQGRAPAAFDVLFWNADTTRMAAALHRDMVMLGVHNALTVPNSVRMLGTPVDLSRITVDSYVVAGLTDHISPWQACYRSARLLGSKDLRFVLSTSGHIAALVNPPGNPKAAFRIGPTDQADPGAWVDAAPQQSGSWWPDFTLWLADRSGPQKDAPATLGTAELPPLQPAPGKYVLAH, from the coding sequence ATGGTGACCAATCTCGACCACGCCGACGAACTGGCCGCACCGCTGGATCTGCTGCTGACCAGTTCGGCCGTCGGCATCGGACGCCGCATGCTGCCCAATAATTCCTGGAGCCGCCTGGCCGTGCAGCTGGCCCGCCGCCCCGGCGTGGTCGGCGGGCGGGTGTCGAGCCTGGGCCAGGAGCTGGTGGATATCGCGCGGGGGCGCTCGCAGCGGGCTCCGGCCAAGGCGGACAAGCGTTTCGCCGATCCGGCCTGGCAGGGCAATCCGCTGCTCAAGCGCAGTATGCAGGCGTACCTGGCGGCCGGCGATACCGCCGAGCAGCTGCTGACGGACGCGCATCTGGACTGGCGCGACGACGAGTGGATGCGCTTTGTGGTCGACAATGTGCTCGAAGGTCTGTCGCCGAGCAATAATCCGCTGCTCAATCCGCTGGGGTGGAAGGCGCTGATCGATACCGGCGGGCTCAGCGCGGTGCGCGGACTGCGGCACTTCGCCGGTGATATGGCCAGTGCGCCGAGGGTTCCCGCCATGGTCGAGGCGAACGCGTTCACCCTCGGCGAGAATGTCGCCGCCACAAAGGGATCGGTGGTGCTGCGCACCGAGGTCTTCGAACTGATCCAGTACGCGCCGCAGACCGACAAGGTGCGCACCATCCCGCTGCTCATGGTGCCGCCGGTGATCAACAAGTACTACGTCATGGATATCGCACCCGGGCGCAGCATGATCGAATACTTCCTCTCACAGGGACAGCAGGTGTTCGCCATCTCCTGGCGCAATCCCACCGCCGCACAACGTGATTGGGGATTCGACACCTACGGGCAGGCCATTGTCGACGCGATGGACGCCGTCGAGCGGATCACCGGGTGCGAACGCACGCATCTGCAGGCGTCCTGCTCCGGCGGGATTCTCGCGGCCATGACCGCGGCGCACCTCACCGAGATCGGCCAGGATCACCGGCTGGCGAGCCTGACGCTCATGGTGACCGTGCTCGATCAGAGCCACGCCGGATTCGCCGCGGCCGCCATCGACGAGGAGACCGCCAAGATGGCCATCGCGGTCTCGGCGCGCAAGGGTTATCTGGACGGGCGCGCGCTCGCCGAGGTGTTCGCCTGGCTGCGGCCCACCGATCTGGTGTGGCGGTACTGGGTCAACAACTATCTGCAGGGCCGCGCGCCGGCCGCGTTCGATGTGCTGTTCTGGAATGCCGACACCACCCGGATGGCGGCGGCGCTGCACCGCGATATGGTCATGCTGGGCGTGCACAATGCGCTGACCGTGCCGAATTCGGTGCGCATGCTCGGGACGCCCGTGGATCTGTCCCGGATCACCGTCGACAGTTATGTGGTCGCCGGGCTCACCGATCACATCTCGCCGTGGCAGGCCTGCTATCGCAGCGCCCGGCTGCTGGGCAGCAAGGATCTGCGGTTCGTCCTGTCCACCAGCGGGCATATCGCCGCACTGGTCAATCCGCCGGGAAATCCCAAGGCCGCCTTCCGCATCGGGCCCACCGACCAGGCCGATCCGGGCGCGTGGGTGGATGCCGCACCGCAGCAATCGGGTTCGTGGTGGCCGGACTTCACACTCTGGCTCGCCGATCGCAGCGGACCGCAGAAGGATGCGCCCGCCACCCTCGGGACCGCGGAGCTGCCGCCCCTGCAACCTGCTCCCGGAAAATACGTACTCGCTCACTGA
- a CDS encoding long-chain-fatty-acid--CoA ligase produces the protein MPNLALNLTAAALRWPDRIATRVDQHTLTYAELDAAAGRTATFLAAAGIGPGDRVGLMLPNTAAVPVTYYGILRLGAIVVPMNPLMHAREVEFYLTNTGARALFGTPAFADAAISACAATGAQCWIVDDAELDSITADFSPYGPPAERADSDTAVILHTSGTTGRPKGAELTHGSLGNNQDLTARTLLHLTPDDVVLGCLPLFHVFGMTCGMNAALAAGATLTLLPRFDPATAIDIIRRDGVTVFEGVPTMYSAMLGVADRFPPQATATLRTCVSGGSALPVQVLHDFEKAFEAEILEGYGLSETSPVASFNHPGTQRKPGSIGTPVEGVRMRLVDENGRETLPGVAGEIQVLGPNVMKGYWNQPEATAAAMHDGWFATGDIARRDEDGYYFIIDRKKELIIRGGYNVYPREVEEVLYQHPAVAEAAAVGLPHASLGEEVGAAVVLKAGAQADPDELRRFVKERIAAYKYPRRVWLAESLPKGPTGKILRRAVQRPEFPEFQEK, from the coding sequence GTGCCGAATCTCGCCCTCAACCTCACCGCCGCCGCACTGCGGTGGCCGGACCGAATCGCCACCCGGGTCGACCAGCACACCCTCACCTATGCCGAATTGGACGCTGCCGCAGGACGAACGGCGACCTTCCTGGCCGCCGCCGGCATCGGCCCGGGCGATCGGGTCGGGCTGATGCTGCCCAATACCGCGGCGGTTCCGGTGACCTACTACGGAATTCTGCGTCTCGGCGCGATCGTGGTGCCGATGAACCCGCTCATGCATGCCCGCGAGGTGGAGTTCTATCTGACCAATACCGGCGCCCGCGCCCTGTTCGGCACACCGGCCTTCGCGGACGCCGCGATCTCCGCCTGCGCCGCTACCGGCGCACAGTGCTGGATAGTCGATGATGCCGAATTGGACTCGATCACAGCGGATTTCAGTCCGTACGGCCCGCCCGCCGAACGCGCCGACTCCGATACCGCGGTCATTCTGCACACCTCCGGCACCACCGGCCGCCCCAAGGGCGCGGAGCTCACCCACGGCAGTCTCGGCAACAATCAGGATCTCACCGCCCGCACCCTGCTGCACCTGACACCGGACGATGTGGTGCTCGGCTGCCTGCCGCTGTTCCACGTCTTCGGCATGACCTGCGGTATGAACGCGGCGCTGGCCGCGGGCGCGACGCTGACGCTGCTCCCCCGCTTCGACCCGGCCACCGCGATCGACATCATCCGCCGCGACGGGGTCACCGTCTTCGAGGGTGTGCCGACCATGTATTCGGCCATGCTCGGTGTGGCCGACCGGTTCCCGCCGCAGGCCACCGCCACCCTGCGCACCTGCGTCTCCGGCGGTTCCGCGCTGCCGGTCCAGGTGCTGCACGATTTCGAGAAGGCGTTCGAGGCCGAGATCCTGGAGGGCTACGGACTGTCCGAGACCTCACCGGTGGCCTCGTTCAATCACCCTGGCACGCAACGTAAACCGGGTTCCATCGGCACGCCGGTCGAGGGCGTGCGAATGCGGCTGGTGGACGAGAACGGGCGCGAGACGCTGCCCGGCGTCGCGGGCGAGATCCAGGTGCTGGGCCCGAATGTGATGAAGGGCTACTGGAATCAGCCCGAGGCCACCGCCGCGGCCATGCACGACGGCTGGTTCGCCACCGGGGATATCGCCCGCCGCGATGAGGACGGCTACTACTTCATCATCGACCGCAAGAAGGAACTCATTATTCGCGGCGGCTACAACGTCTATCCGCGCGAGGTCGAAGAGGTGCTGTATCAGCATCCGGCGGTGGCCGAGGCCGCGGCGGTCGGGCTGCCGCACGCCTCGCTCGGCGAAGAGGTCGGCGCGGCCGTCGTGCTGAAGGCCGGTGCGCAGGCGGATCCCGACGAGTTGCGGCGGTTCGTCAAGGAACGCATCGCCGCCTACAAATACCCCCGCCGCGTCTGGCTCGCCGAGAGCCTGCCCAAGGGGCCCACCGGAAAGATTCTGCGCCGCGCGGTGCAGCGACCCGAATTTCCCGAATTCCAGGAGAAGTGA
- a CDS encoding MaoC family dehydratase, whose product MTTQLDSPADLIGLAGQQLGTTEWREITQPQVDRFAEATGDHQWIHTDPQRAATGPFHGTIAHGYLTLSLAPVVISDVLEIRELTAALNYGLNKVRFPAPVPVGSKIRAVVTLNAAQQKTSGVEAVFGLTYEIDGGTRPACVADVVVLYP is encoded by the coding sequence ATGACAACACAACTCGACAGTCCGGCCGATCTCATCGGGCTCGCCGGACAGCAGCTCGGCACCACCGAGTGGAGGGAGATCACCCAGCCGCAGGTCGATCGGTTCGCCGAGGCCACCGGCGATCACCAATGGATACATACCGATCCGCAGCGAGCGGCGACCGGGCCGTTCCACGGGACCATCGCCCACGGGTATCTCACACTGTCCCTCGCGCCCGTGGTCATCTCCGACGTCCTCGAGATCCGCGAGCTCACCGCGGCGCTGAACTACGGCTTGAACAAGGTGCGCTTTCCCGCGCCGGTGCCGGTGGGTTCGAAGATCCGGGCGGTGGTGACGCTGAATGCCGCGCAGCAGAAGACCTCCGGGGTGGAGGCGGTATTCGGGCTCACCTACGAGATCGACGGCGGTACCCGTCCGGCCTGCGTCGCCGACGTCGTGGTGCTCTACCCGTGA